The Streptomyces sp. NBC_00670 genome window below encodes:
- a CDS encoding SMP-30/gluconolactonase/LRE family protein, translating to MDQRDMTARGPACSVDLSHRVRGHCPVGKGPEAVVVDPERRRAFVACSRGNAVVALDLDRAAPVWRAPVGREPIPVVLDLPTRRLFSADARSDTVTVLDAGTGARLARIAVGSYPAGLGHDPAARRVYAGNTADGTVTAIDADRLEVVGTVPAELGAGSIAVDAGRGRGYCANFMAGSVTVFDTVTLRPLRTVAVREGPCKVVADPAAGQLYVASSLHGTISRVPLDLDGGTVRDEIPVERAPVGMCADPAGGRLYVCNRGAGTVSVLDTAAGRETHRITVGNAPGDCALDPVTDTLLVTNAGSGTLTFVHRPALPGPVRPLVHPLVGRPLPGFALPDLRGGRLRTSREWAEKKYVINFFASW from the coding sequence GACGGCGCGGGGCCCCGCCTGCTCGGTCGATCTCTCGCACCGCGTGCGCGGCCACTGCCCCGTCGGCAAGGGACCGGAGGCGGTCGTCGTCGACCCCGAGCGGCGGCGCGCCTTCGTGGCCTGCTCGCGCGGCAACGCGGTCGTGGCACTCGACCTCGACCGGGCCGCCCCGGTATGGCGGGCCCCGGTCGGCCGGGAGCCGATCCCGGTCGTCCTGGACCTGCCGACCCGGCGGCTGTTCTCGGCGGACGCCCGCTCCGACACGGTGACCGTGCTCGACGCCGGCACCGGGGCCCGCCTCGCCCGGATCGCCGTCGGCAGCTATCCCGCCGGACTGGGCCATGATCCGGCCGCGCGCCGGGTGTACGCGGGCAACACCGCCGACGGCACGGTGACCGCGATCGACGCGGACCGTCTGGAGGTGGTGGGAACGGTACCCGCCGAGCTGGGCGCGGGCAGCATCGCCGTCGACGCGGGGCGCGGGCGCGGGTACTGCGCCAACTTCATGGCGGGCTCGGTGACCGTCTTCGACACCGTCACCCTGCGCCCGCTGAGGACCGTCGCGGTGCGCGAGGGCCCCTGCAAGGTCGTGGCCGACCCGGCCGCCGGGCAGCTGTACGTGGCCAGTTCCCTGCACGGCACGATCAGCAGGGTCCCCCTCGACCTCGACGGCGGCACCGTGCGCGACGAGATACCGGTGGAGCGGGCCCCGGTCGGCATGTGCGCGGACCCCGCCGGCGGCCGGCTCTACGTCTGCAACCGGGGGGCCGGCACCGTCAGCGTCCTGGACACCGCGGCCGGCCGGGAGACGCACCGCATCACGGTGGGCAACGCCCCCGGCGACTGCGCGCTGGACCCCGTCACCGACACCCTCCTGGTGACCAACGCGGGCAGCGGGACACTGACCTTCGTCCACCGGCCCGCGCTCCCCGGCCCGGTACGGCCGCTCGTGCACCCCTTGGTGGGCAGGCCGCTGCCCGGCTTCGCGCTGCCGGACCTGCGCGGCGGCCGGCTCCGTACCTCCCGGGAGTGGGCCGAGAAGAAGTACGTGATCAACTTCTTCGCGAGCTGGTGA